The Vitis riparia cultivar Riparia Gloire de Montpellier isolate 1030 chromosome 3, EGFV_Vit.rip_1.0, whole genome shotgun sequence genome includes a region encoding these proteins:
- the LOC117909601 gene encoding LOW QUALITY PROTEIN: fructose-1,6-bisphosphatase, chloroplastic-like (The sequence of the model RefSeq protein was modified relative to this genomic sequence to represent the inferred CDS: inserted 1 base in 1 codon) codes for MHSPVIPLYSTSIFPPKLHIFTPSRRLFSRTVLLQQRMASFSRIGVSSEVGGVRSSSGGDDGVGTLMEFVGKRGVDVGDELVVLFHHIQYACKRIAALVASPFNSTLGKHSGLGGGGAXGGSDRDAPKPLDIVSNEIILSSLRNSGKVAVMASEEDDFPVWISDDGPFVVVTDPLDGSRNIDASIPTGTIFGIYNRLVELDHLPKEEKTMLNSLQSGLKLVAAVYVLYSSATILCTSFGSGTHAFTLDHSTGDFILTHPNIKIPPRGQIYSVNDARYFDWPQGLRQYIDTVRQGKGKYPKKYSARYICSLVADFHRTLMYGGVAMNPRSHLRLVYEANPLSFLVEQAGGRGSDGKIRILSIQPVKLHQRLPLFLGSPEDIEELESYGDVQQKVNPGYEV; via the exons ATGCACTCACCCGTTATACCACTATACTCAACTTCAATTTTCCCGCCAAAACTCCATATTTTCACGCCAAGCAGAAGACTCTTTTCCAGAACAGTTCTTCTTCAGCAAAGAATGGCTTCATTTTCGAGAATTGGAGTCAGCTCAGAAGTAGGTGGTGTAAGATCGTCTTCAGGTGGTGATGATGGAGTAGGTACACTAATGGAGTTTGTGGGGAAGAGAGGGGTTGACGTGGGAGATGAGTTGGTGGTGTTGTTTCATCATATACAGTATGCTTGCAAGAGAATTGCAGCTCTTGTGGCCTCTCCTTTCAATTCAACTCTGGGGAAGCATTCGGGTTTGGGAGGTGGTGGGG CGGGTGGCTCCGATAGAGACGCCCCAAAGCCCCTCGATATTGTTTCG AATGAAATCATTTTATCATCTCTCCGGAACTCTGGAAAAGTAGCAGTCATGGCTTCAGAAGAAGATGATTTTCCGGTTTGGATAAGTGATGATGGCCCATTTGTGGTGGTCACAGATCCTCTTGATGGTTCCCGAAATATTGATGCATCTATTCCTACTGGAACAATTTTTGGGATCTATAACCGCCTTGTTGAACTAGATCATTTGCCCAAGGAAGAGAAGACAATGCTTAATTCACTTCAGAGTGGATTGAAGCTTGTAGCTGCTGTCTATGTTCTCTATTCATCGGCCACAATACTATGCACCAGTTTTGGTTCAGGGACTCATGCATTCACCCTTGATCATTCAACAGGAGACTTTATTCTCACACATCCAAACATTAAAATTCCTCCACGAG GGCAAATCTATTCTGTAAATGATGCACGATATTTTGACTGGCCTCAAGGTTTAAGACAATATATTGACACTGTAAGACAAGGCAAAGGCAAATATCCCAAGAAGTACTCAGCTCGTTATATATGTTCTCTAGTCGCTGATTTTCACAGGACTCTAATGTATGGGGGAGTGGCAATGAATCCAAGGAGCCATCTTCGTCTGGTTTATGAGGCGAATCCTCTTAGTTTTCTGGTGGAGCAGGCTGGGGGCAGGGGTTCTGATGGTAAAATTAGAATCCTTTCAATCCAACCGGTCAAGCTGCATCAAAGGCTTCCTCTGTTTTTGGGAAGTCCAGAGGACATTGAAGAGTTGGAGAGTTATGGGGACGTGCAACAGAAAGTAAATCCTGGTTATGAAGTCTGA